In the Dendrosporobacter quercicolus genome, TATGACCTTCATTGCAGACCTCCCGGCAGCCTGCCGGTCTGGCCCGCCGGCCCTGCAGGCTGGCCTGGCGGAAGCGCCGGCAATGCCGGTGCGGACTGACGCGAACGTACGATAACCAATACCTCTTCCAGTCTATCAAAATCCACCGCTGTCTTCAAGACAGCATATTTCAGTAATCCGCCTTCTTCATTGATTACATCAGTGACTTCACCCACCAGCAATCCTTTGGGATAAATACCGCCAAAACCCGATGTAATAATTTTATCGCCTGCGATGATATCAGCGTCCCTGGCGATATTCACCATGCGCGGGGCAAGCTTGTTGCCGCTGTTGCCTTCAACAATGGCGGCAACTCTTGATTCCGCCCGTTGAACCAACGAACCTACCGCGCTGCGCGGATCAAGGATTAATTGAACTTTGGCGGAATTACTGTAAACGCTGACAACATTCCCCACAAGTCCCTGTGGCGTAACTACCGGCATGTCTTTCGCAATGCCATCTGCTGTACCCCGGTTTATTACTATAGTGCTGGTCCAAGTCCCCGGATCACGCGCTACCACGGCGGCAGTAACAAAATCAAACTGCGGCGCTCCCTGTTGATAATTTAACATCGCCCGCAACCGTTCATTTTCTGCCATAATTTCGGTTGTATTAAGACTGGTTTGCTTAAGCTGTTCATTCTCCAACTTCAATGATTGGTTTTCGCCATATACGGTTATCACCTGCCCTACAACTGAACCGGCGTTACGAAAACTATACCCCACCTTCGAAGCAGCATACTCAACCGGAGCCAAAATTGTGGTAATCAGTCTTTCACTAAAGGCAGCCTTATATTTACCCTGTGCCGCGGAAATGGCCAGCAAAAAGACGGTAATTACAGCCACCGCCAGAATGACCGCCTTTTTGTTTAGCAAACGCACCTTTTTGGCTCCCTTCTATCCAAATTTTTTCGGTGTCATTAAGACTCGCTTGAGTAAATCGATGCTCTCCAGCGCCCGTCCTGTTCCTTCGCCAACACAGGACAAAGCTTCGTCGGCAATATGAACCGGCATTCCGGTCTCCCTGCTCAACAACATATCAAGGCCCCTAAGCAAAGAACCTCCACCGGTCATGACAATGCCACGATCCATGATATCCGATGCCAGCTCAGGCGGAGTTTTCTCCAAAGTAACCTTGACTGCCTCAACAATGCCTGAAACAGGCTCACTCAACGCCTGCTGAACCTCGCGGGCCTTGATCGTCAAGGTCTTAGGCAGACCGCTGACTAAATCCCGGCCGCGGATGTCCATAGACTCATCAATTTCCGGCGCTATTGCCGCACCCACCGTAATTTTGACCTCTTCAGCCGTGCGTTCACCAATCATCAGGTTATAAGTCCGCTTAATATATTGCACAATGGCCTCGTCCATCTCATCACCGCCAATGCGAATGGAACGGCTGGTAACAATGCCGCCCAGGGAGATAACGGCTACTTCTGTCGTTCCGCCGCCAATATCAACAACCATATTTCCAGTTGGCTCATGAACCGGCAAGCCGGCTCCAATCGCGGCTGCCATTGGCTCCTCAATCAGATAGGCCTCTCTCGCTCCCGCCTGAATCGTGGCATCAATGACCGCCCTTTTTTCCACTTCAGTTACACCTGAAGGAACGCCAACCACTACCCGGGGCCGGATAAAGGATTTTGTATCCATTGCTTTTCTGATGAAATACTTAAGCATCGCCTGAGTAACGTCAAAATCAGCAATTACCCCGTCTTTTAACGGTCTCACAGCAACTATATTACCAGGGGTCCGGCCAATCATTTGTTTTGCTTCTTCCCCCACAGCCAAAATTTCACCCGTGTCCCGCTGGATAGCTACAACTGACGGTTCGCGCAGTACAATTCCCCGCCCTTTTACATGTACCAGCGTATTGGCAGTGCCAAGGTCTATCCCCATATCACGTGATAATGATCCAAATAGCTTCCACATACCTACAACCCCTTTCATCAAAACCAAACCCTTGCTTCAAAATATAAAATAAAATGACTGATTGAACTGATCAATGAGTGAAGCGCTCACCCTGTAAAAGCGGATGCCACCGCAGCTTTTATCAGCCAATCCTATGCTATTATTCCCTTTTCTTTAAGGCTTACATACTTGTTATCCCCGATAATTACATGGTCAAGCACCGAAATATCCAAAATCTTCCCTGCTTTAACTAATTTTCGGGTAAGCTCAATATCTTCTGTACTAGGTGTCGGATCACCGCTGGGATGATTATGTACCAGGATTACCGAGGCAGCCGAGTAGTTAATTGCTTCTTTAAACAACTCCCGCGGATGCACTAACGAAGCGTTAAGCGTACCCACCGAAATAGTGGGGGCTGCTAAAATATGATTTTTTGTGGACAGAAGGATACCAATAAAATGTTCTTTTGTCTCATAACGCAATTTAGCCATCATATAATTGGCGGCATCGCCAGGAGACAGAATTGCCGGCCGCGCACCAGGCACTAAAGACGCCAGACGTTTACCGATTTCAACGGCAGCGGCCACTGTCACCGCTTTAGCCAAACCAATTCCTTTAATTTTCCGCATCTCCTGTGGCGTCAGCACTGCCAACCCGGCCAGTCCCAGGTCTTCATATTTTTTTAACAAACGTTCGGCCAGTCGCAAAACCGAATCAGCTTTGCCGCCGGTGCGCAGTAAAATGGCCAATAGTTCGGCGTTACTTAAAGCAGCGGCGCCTTTTGTCAGCATCTTTTCGCGGGGGCGTTCTTCTTTGGGCAATTCTTTCAGCATCAGGGGCTTGTCAGCAATCATAATAATTCAATACCAGCCTTTGTTAAAAGTCTAGCTAAGTTACTTAACGGCAGTCCCACAACATTGGTATAGCAACCTTCTATACGCTCAACCAACAATGCGCCAAGTCCTTGAATTGCATATGCTCCAGCCTTATCCAAAGGCTCGCCGGTAGCAATGTATCGATCTATTTGAGCGGCGGTAAGTTCCTGAATAGTAACTTCGGTCCGCGCGAAGTCAGTCCACACCCGTCCATTGCCAACCACAGCCAAACCAGTAATAACGAAGTGGCTGCGCCCTGCCAACTTCGTCAGCATTTGCCTGGCGGTAAAGTCATCATTGGGCTTGCCAAAAACCTGACCGTCAACTACGACAATCGTATCAGCCCCAATCACCACATCATTGCGGCCCGCCAAGCCCGCCACAGCGCTTGCCTTGGCCCTGGCATGGTATACTGCCAGCTGGTGCGGCGGCATAGACAGCTGATTATCTTCATTAACATCACTTGTTATTACTGAAAACTTGCAGCCCACCTGTTCAAGCAGCTGTTTCCTGCGCGGCGATGCCGAAGCTAAAATGATAGACATGACTTACCCCCATAAAACAAAGTCACAACCCCTGGCTTACATTAAGCTTTCGGCCGGCAATACAGCTCAGGCTGCTCTTAAGCAGGTCAAAAAGATCTTTGAATGGCCGTAGGCTAAAACTGAGTCATCAAATGCGTTGAAATAAAAAAATTGCCGCAATCACACCGATGATACTCATTATATTGGGCTGCAGGGAAAAACCTGCAATAAACTTAACCACATACAAGTTTATTGCCACCGGCGGCACATCAATAATCTGATAATTTTTCACCAAATAAGGCGCCATGCCGGTTAAAGCAGCAGAGCCGGCAACAAACTCACCTAAAATCCCGCCTATCACTGCGCCGGTAATAAGAAACAAAGCCAATAAACCATAACCCTTGCTTTTTCCGCTCCGCAAACTTATACCTCCAGTATCTGATATTAACACCTTATTATATACAACTATACTATCTTCTACTTAAATGAAAGAAATCCTTGCCGAACAGCAATGATTTTTAGGGAAACTTGCCATAAACAAAATGAAAATTCTACCAAATTCTCAAGAAACCAATGAGCTTTTTCTTATTCTTGCCTAAATGCAAAAAAGGAACCGCAGGCTCCTCCCCAAGGTAAAAACGATTTAGTTGAATAAAGCCATAAGCAGCACAGTTAAAGAACAAGGTAAAGCGATGCCGTACACTGAGAGGGCCCAGGCTTTATGACAAAGACAGCTTTGGATAATAATGCAATAGCGCTTGGTCTGGTCTCATGCACCATAAAAAAACCGCACGGAATTTACCGTGCGGTTTTCAAAAGGAGTAAAATATTAACCAATAACGGCCATAACCTCGCCGGGTTTAACATTTTGGCCAGCAGCTACATTGACGGATTTCACCGTACCATCAACAGGAGCGCCGATTTCATTTTGCATTTTCATCGCTTCAAGAATCAAAACGATATCGCCTTTTTTCACTTTTTGCCCGGCTGCGGCAACAACTTTAACAATTTTTCCAGGCATTGGAGCATTTACAGGAGTATCACCGGCGCCAACCACAGCAGCAGCGGCTGGTGCAGCAGGAGCGGCTGCCGGTTTAGCAGGAGCGGCAGGAGCAGCAGCGGCGGCAGCTGCAGGTTTGGCAGCTGCAGGAGCTTGAGCAGCCGCTTTTACTTCTTCAACTTCTACCTCAAAAGCAGTACCATTAACTTTAATGTTAAACTTTTTCATCCTTTATTCC is a window encoding:
- the mreC gene encoding rod shape-determining protein MreC — protein: MRLLNKKAVILAVAVITVFLLAISAAQGKYKAAFSERLITTILAPVEYAASKVGYSFRNAGSVVGQVITVYGENQSLKLENEQLKQTSLNTTEIMAENERLRAMLNYQQGAPQFDFVTAAVVARDPGTWTSTIVINRGTADGIAKDMPVVTPQGLVGNVVSVYSNSAKVQLILDPRSAVGSLVQRAESRVAAIVEGNSGNKLAPRMVNIARDADIIAGDKIITSGFGGIYPKGLLVGEVTDVINEEGGLLKYAVLKTAVDFDRLEEVLVIVRSRQSAPALPALPPGQPAGPAGQTGRLPGGLQ
- a CDS encoding rod shape-determining protein — encoded protein: MWKLFGSLSRDMGIDLGTANTLVHVKGRGIVLREPSVVAIQRDTGEILAVGEEAKQMIGRTPGNIVAVRPLKDGVIADFDVTQAMLKYFIRKAMDTKSFIRPRVVVGVPSGVTEVEKRAVIDATIQAGAREAYLIEEPMAAAIGAGLPVHEPTGNMVVDIGGGTTEVAVISLGGIVTSRSIRIGGDEMDEAIVQYIKRTYNLMIGERTAEEVKITVGAAIAPEIDESMDIRGRDLVSGLPKTLTIKAREVQQALSEPVSGIVEAVKVTLEKTPPELASDIMDRGIVMTGGGSLLRGLDMLLSRETGMPVHIADEALSCVGEGTGRALESIDLLKRVLMTPKKFG
- the radC gene encoding RadC family protein, which codes for MIADKPLMLKELPKEERPREKMLTKGAAALSNAELLAILLRTGGKADSVLRLAERLLKKYEDLGLAGLAVLTPQEMRKIKGIGLAKAVTVAAAVEIGKRLASLVPGARPAILSPGDAANYMMAKLRYETKEHFIGILLSTKNHILAAPTISVGTLNASLVHPRELFKEAINYSAASVILVHNHPSGDPTPSTEDIELTRKLVKAGKILDISVLDHVIIGDNKYVSLKEKGIIA
- a CDS encoding Maf family protein is translated as MSIILASASPRRKQLLEQVGCKFSVITSDVNEDNQLSMPPHQLAVYHARAKASAVAGLAGRNDVVIGADTIVVVDGQVFGKPNDDFTARQMLTKLAGRSHFVITGLAVVGNGRVWTDFARTEVTIQELTAAQIDRYIATGEPLDKAGAYAIQGLGALLVERIEGCYTNVVGLPLSNLARLLTKAGIELL
- a CDS encoding DUF4321 domain-containing protein translates to MRSGKSKGYGLLALFLITGAVIGGILGEFVAGSAALTGMAPYLVKNYQIIDVPPVAINLYVVKFIAGFSLQPNIMSIIGVIAAIFLFQRI
- a CDS encoding biotin/lipoyl-containing protein — its product is MKKFNIKVNGTAFEVEVEEVKAAAQAPAAAKPAAAAAAAPAAPAKPAAAPAAPAAAAVVGAGDTPVNAPMPGKIVKVVAAAGQKVKKGDIVLILEAMKMQNEIGAPVDGTVKSVNVAAGQNVKPGEVMAVIG